TGGATGAGGCTATCTGGACGGATCTCGCAGATCTTCAGATTGCTCTGTTCGATGAGGCGGACAATCTACCCGGCACAGCGGATAACGATACCGGTGAACGTTTTGTCCATCTTCACAACATACGGGAATCTACCCACGCCCTGAATGGTCTCATCCCCCGCGGCGACGAACGGGCGCGAGAATGGAGCCGGCGGATGATTCGGACCGTCCGCGCTGCGCTGACTGACGATGGAGCTATCCAACTCGACCGCCTTCCTTCTTACGTCTTAGACTATAATCACCAGCCATCGCAAGAAGGTCGCGCCGTTGATGCGCTGGTCCGGAACTATCGCATCACAGGCGATGAAGTTGCCTTGGAGTTGGCAGGACTTATGACTTCCTACGCGCTGGAACACTGTTTTACGCCCGAAGGCGCACTCAAGGAAGAAGCAGGGACACACGGTCATTCCCTCAACGCCATAGTCGCCGGAATGCTTGACCTTGCGCTCCTCACCAACGATGCAGATCTGTTGAACAGAGTCAAAGCCATCTACGACGTTGGCTGCCCACGTTTCAACAGCAGTTTTGGTTGGTCCATGGAATCGCTGCATAAATTTCATCCCCGCGGCGAATCCAACAACACCGGCGACCTACTGCGTGCCGCGCTACTTTTAGGGCACGCCGGTTGGGCAAACTACTTCGAGGACGCCGAGCGTATACTCCGCGGACATCTCCTGCCTTCTCAGGTTATTGATGTAGACGACCTGCCCGATGATCCTGATGAAACAGATGATAGTCTTCATCGTCGTGCCTCACGCCTGCGTGGTGGCTTCAGTTTTCCAACGCCCAATGATTACCTCTTGCGTCCAGACGCCACTATCACAACGTATGATATTACGTCTGGCGCCGTGGACGGGATGTGTGAAGCGTTATCATCCATCATTACTTCAGACGCTGCGGGCGTCCGCATCAATCTGCTATTCAGCCACGAAGCGGAAGGGGGGCGCCTGACCAGTCACCTTTCCCGAACAGGACGCCTTGAAATTGAGAACCGAAGTGGACGACCGCTGCTCGTGCGTATCCCGTCTTGGGTGAAAAAGAAAGAGGTTCGTCTAGAAGTAAATGGTGTGGAATCTCAGAAGATATTCAACCAGTCATATTTACTTATAACTGGCAATGAGATTCCTTCATCAAGTATTATTACTTTCCCAATGCACGAAGCACGGACGGTGGAGAGTATATGCTTTGAAAACTACACCATTGATTGGCGGGGCGACCAGATTGTTGCTATGTCGCCACCCGCGAAACATCGACCGATGTTTCCACCGTGTGAATAACACCCCAAGGGTCCATCATCTAGAGTAGAAAGTGCGGCTGTTTTTACCGCGGATTGGATGAAGTTATGATGAGATTGCTCGAACAGATGCCGGATACAGTCAGCCAGAAAATTCAGGATGTGCTGACTCACGAAGAAGAGGAACTCATTCGTGTGTCCACAGATCTAAATCCTGATGGCACCTTTGGAGAGCAGTGGCTCATCGCTACAGATAGGCGCGTGATTGTGGTGCCTGCAGAAGGAGTCGACGGGGTTGTTGACGTACCCATCAGGGAATTAGCGGCTGTTCAGACCGAATCCTTAGTCGGTGGCGGGCGCTTAGAAATCGATCGGAAGAAAGAGGCGACCCTTTTTGTTCCCTACTCTAGCTCGCTTGCAGAAAAATTCTCTGAGGTGGCACTTGGACTTGAGCAGCTCCGCCAGCAAGATGAATTTTTGATTAGCACGGAACTTGACCAGACACGGTGCTCCAAATGTGGTAGGCTGTTACCTGAGAAGAACGGAATATGCACAGCGTGCATTCGTCGGTTGGCAACGCTGGGACGAATTGCTAGTTATTTGATACCCTATAAGGGGCGCGCTGTCCTGTTGGCACTCATCTCACTGGTAACTATCGGTGCAGATCTTCTCCCACCGCTAGTGATGCGGCAGATTGTTGATAATGTCTTCCTGCTACAGGGGGAAACGGTTCGCAGCATAGATCAAAGGGCAGCACTTCTGGGACAGTGGATACTTGTGTTGATTGGCCTTCGCATACTAAGTTGGAGTATGGAGCTGGCACACGGATGGATAGTTAGTTGGTTAAGTGCACGGATGACAGCGGATATCCGAAGCCACCTTTATCGACGGTTAGAGATGCTTACCATGCAATTTTACTCAGACCGTAGGGTAGGCGCTCTAATGTCTCGTGTCACCCGGGACAGCGACATGTTACGGGAATTTCTGGTTAATGGGCTGCCCTACTTGGTAATCAACATCCTGAAGATTCTCGCTATACTCGGTATTCTGTTCTGGATGCACTGGCAGCTGACTCTTTGCATGCTACTTCCCGTCCCTTTCATCATAATCTGGGGTAGGCTCTTCTGGCGACGTATGCGACGAATCTTCAACAAGCATGGCCAGAGTTGGGCGCATCTGAGCGCACGATTAAACGAGGCATTCGCCGGTATCCACGTCGTAAAGGCTTTCGCGCAAGAGGTCCGGGAAATAGGAGACTTTGAGAAGAAGAACACCGATTTGATGCGGATTTCTAGGAGAACCGCACGTCACTGGCTTGTGTTTTTTGCAGTGACCAGCTTTCTGACCGGATGTGGCGGAATAATCATCTGGCTAGTTGGGGGATCGGACATGCTTCGAGGCAACTTAACTCTAGGCACCCTCACAGCGTTTTCTGGTTATATGTGGCAGGTCTACGGCCCCTTAGAGTGGCTTAGTCGCGTCAACAGCTGGATGACACGGGCTTTTGCCGGCGCAGAGCGTATTTTCGAAGTCATTGATGCGTCACCCGAAGCTTACGACGATCCAGAGGCAACTGCACTGGCAGAAATAAAAGGACAGGTCACCTTCAAAGATGTAACCTTTGGCTATGACAAGAGCAAACCGGTCCTTCACGAAGTGGACCTTGACGTTGCTCCCGGGGAGATGGTTGGGCTCGTAGGCAAATCCGGAGTAGGCAAGACAACCACCGTGAACCTAATCGTCCGTTTCTACGATGTAGACCGTGGCGCCATTGAAATCGATGGTGTGGATGTACGCAACCTGCGTCTAGAAGACCTACGCAGTCAGATTGG
The genomic region above belongs to Candidatus Poribacteria bacterium and contains:
- a CDS encoding ABC transporter ATP-binding protein codes for the protein MMRLLEQMPDTVSQKIQDVLTHEEEELIRVSTDLNPDGTFGEQWLIATDRRVIVVPAEGVDGVVDVPIRELAAVQTESLVGGGRLEIDRKKEATLFVPYSSSLAEKFSEVALGLEQLRQQDEFLISTELDQTRCSKCGRLLPEKNGICTACIRRLATLGRIASYLIPYKGRAVLLALISLVTIGADLLPPLVMRQIVDNVFLLQGETVRSIDQRAALLGQWILVLIGLRILSWSMELAHGWIVSWLSARMTADIRSHLYRRLEMLTMQFYSDRRVGALMSRVTRDSDMLREFLVNGLPYLVINILKILAILGILFWMHWQLTLCMLLPVPFIIIWGRLFWRRMRRIFNKHGQSWAHLSARLNEAFAGIHVVKAFAQEVREIGDFEKKNTDLMRISRRTARHWLVFFAVTSFLTGCGGIIIWLVGGSDMLRGNLTLGTLTAFSGYMWQVYGPLEWLSRVNSWMTRAFAGAERIFEVIDASPEAYDDPEATALAEIKGQVTFKDVTFGYDKSKPVLHEVDLDVAPGEMVGLVGKSGVGKTTTVNLIVRFYDVDRGAIEIDGVDVRNLRLEDLRSQIGIVLQEPFLFSGTIAENIGYGNPGATFEEIMQAAQAANAHNFIVAKADGYDTNVGERGNSLSGGEKQRVSIARAILHNPKILILDEATSSVDVETEKEIQEAVARLVKNRTTFAIAHRLSTLRNANRLVVLDAGRIVEVGTHSELMAKKGAFYDLVELQQQTSEIIGIRE